CACCTGAACCTGTATCACCGTCCGCACCAAGTCGTCCTGCGCGTTTTGGAAGAACCCGTCCTGCTTGCCCATCTTCTCTTGGAGTGCAGCACGCACATTGTCGATGATGTCCGCAATCTCGCCACCGAACGGGCTGAACGACACCGTACTCGGCATCGTGCCGCGCAAATCCATGATGATGGTCTCCACGCCCAACTGATTCGCCATGTTCACTGCGGCTTGTGCGAATCCGCCGTCGGGGTCCATCGCGATCACGTCCATGGGAGTGCCGTTTGCCATCGAACGAAGGTCCTGGTACACAGCTTTGAGCATGATACGGCTTGTCTTCCCCGTGCCGGTGGAACCAAGCACTAAGGTGTTGATAAACCGGTCTTTCCCTTCAATGCGAATCGGTCGGCCGTTATCTTTTCGGATGCCGACTTCGACCCCGACGAGTGAAAACTTGTTCGGATCGTCATCACGACGATGGGTGCTCCTATCGAAATCCGTGGCCTGCATGCGTTGCAAGAACTGCGCTTTTGCTGTTGGAGACAGGCCTCGATATACGAAGAAGGCCAGTAGGCCGAGGACTCCGGCCACTAAGGCCAACGCGATCACCCAGGCATTCTCATGCACCAGCGGGTTTGTCGCGTTCAGTGCGGAAAGCGGGAGCTTTGGCCCTGTACCGGATGTGAGCGGGTTGATGATTGCATGGCTGTTGGTCGCGGTGGTTGCGGCCTTCGGCGTGCTTGGATGCAGCATACGGTTCTGCCACGCTGCGATCAGACCATGCAGTTTCACCACGCCAAACCCGGCCATGGCGATGACGGCCAATGTACCGAGTTGAGCCATGCGCCCGAGCGCGCGAAAGACGGATCGATACAACGCAAACGCGCCAATTGCGCCAATGACGACCATGAACCACGTCGAATGCGCGATGCTTACGCGCACAAGCGCAGGGACTTCCGGCATGCGTCGATGCTCCTTTCGCTTTGCTCGCCAATAAGCTAGCGCATACACTAGCTAGCAATTGTGCCAGCTAGCATGAAAGCTCGCTAGCGTATTGGCGAGCGTAGTGGCCCGCGTTCATGCTCGCTACACGAGTGCGAGTCCAACAAACGTGAAAATCCCGATGCCACCAATGAGGTAGTCGACAGCGCTGAACGACTTCACCAGGTGCACGCCTTGGCGCTTTCCCCACGGCCAAAGGAGCGGTACACCGCCCGCGATGAAGTCCGCCGCCATGTGGAGCACATACCCCAAGATGAGGCCGTACGCGGCAACGCCCAGGTGCAAGTGACTCAGCGCCGGCTCACTCAGGTAACAGCCCGCTCCAAACACAGCGAGGCCCAGCAGGCTGTGGGTGAATGTCCGGTGTTTGGCCGGCATCGTCGCCACCATCCAAGCGGCGAGCAATACCGCGGCTTCCATCGGCATGCGATGGTGGTACGCCAAGTCGAGCAAAATGGTCGCAAGGGCGCCCAAGCCGAGCATGCGCGTGACGTTGTGCGCTGCGCCGAAGATGAACATGAGCAAGAGTGCTATGCCCCATGCGGTGAGCGACGTCGCCCAGTGCATGAGCACCATTACCACGATGGCCAGGGCCAAAACCGGCAGGCCAAACACGATTTCGATGGTGTAGGTCAGCTTGGCATCCTGCTGATCCAAATCCGGCACCAGCGCTCCGACCACCGTAGCCGCGACAAACGCAGCCTGGACGACGACGATATGCGGCATCGAGGCCCAGGGATGCGTGAGTAAATCCCGCAACGACTCCCAGCGCTCATGTAAAACCAGTGGTGTCGCCGCAACCGCCCCGACTGCGCCAATGGCCATATGGGAACGACCCATCATCTTTCCATCTCTCCTCTCCTGGCTCAGGGTATCACAGGCTCAGCCGTGAGATGGGACGATCTCGAGGTGAATGTAGCACGGAGCGGTGTGTATGTTGCGCCAACTTTACGCCAATATTCGCGCGCATCTTGTGTGTTCTTGTGCCAAATGGATATCATAACGATCATGAGACGGATGATCGGTGGTGTGTGACATGGCGATCCGATACGACGGGTGGAGCATTGCAGCACAATATCGCAGGTGCGGGAAATCGGCTTGTCGTGTGTGCCGAGAAGGCCCTGGCCACGGCCCGTACTGGTATGGCTCGAAGACCGTGGATGGACGGCGCTTGACTAAGTACTTTGGCAAAGTTCCGCCGGTAGAACAAGAAATCGCACAAGATGAACCGTCCGTGTTGAAAGAACTCTCCCGGTTACGCGAAGAAAACGAGAACTTACGCGCACAGGTCGCGCAGTTGCAGGCGGAACTTGCTGCTCTACGGACGCCGCCTGCTCTTTCGGACCCTCCACATCCCTTGGAGGAGACGAAGGAAGCCTCACAGGACGAGTTAACGATACATGAGCAACCAAGGCGAAGGGCGTCTGTGCGGTCGAGTGACGAGTTGACGAAGGCCGACGTCGAGGCAATTTGGTGCGAGGAAACTGAAGGCCTTGACGAAGAGCCAGACATCCTGGCGGAAGTTCACGATGCACTCGTGCGCAATCTGTTTCCTGTACCCACACAAGATACCACAAGACTCAAGACGGGCACGAACCCACGCAAACCGTACGTGTGTCCCTTTCGTGCGACAAAGCGCGGTGGACGCCTTACATTTGGCTCAGCCGATAAGCTCGTGCGGACGGCGATTCCGTGGCTCATCCAGTCCGTGAAACATCAGCGGGAGTGGCGTGAGCTAAGCCGCCGGAGACAACAAGATCGAATAGCCGAGCTGCTTTCTACCTATCGGCGGATGGATACCCTGGAACTCGTACATCTGGTGGAGCGAATGGAACGAGCCATATTGATGGGTGACCGCACGGGTTGGACAGTGCGCTTGGAGGAGTTGGATGAACATGTGGAAGTCATCCGCCAGGTACTCCAAGAACGCAACACCTAGGCATCCTTAGCTGGTTTGCGCTACGCGTGCTCGAGACTGTGCACGCGCGCGTAAGGCCATGAGCCGATGTTCCAGCCACGCTTGCCCATGCGGCTGTGCTAAGACATCCCGCCATTTTTGCGCGTCGAAGTTCTTCTGCAGCACGCGCACCCGCTTCGCCGCAAATCGTTGTCCGAGCGCATCCGCCGCCATGCCGCGCGTCCACGTATCATCGTAGCGGATTCGATACTTCTGGAGCACGTACTTCTGCCTCTCGGTCATGGGAGCATTTCGCCAGTCGGCCTCCTTCGTGATAAGCGACGATTCGAAGAGCGAGAGAAAGCCTTCGACCACGCCTTGGGCATATTCAAGCGGCAAGGAGCGGTCATGGAGTGGCATGAACTTCTCGTTCTTCAGTTCGAGCACCGGCCAAAACTCGTCCCCGTCGCGGTACAAGTACGCCCAGCCATCGTGGCCATACGCGATCGCGAAGTTGTCTTTGACCCGCACCCAGCGATACCGGCTTCTGTTCGCGAACAGATTGATGGCTTGTGCCACTTGCTCCGCGAGTTCCCGCTTTTGCGCCACGCGCGTCAGCCACTCGCCTACGCTTTCCCCGTCCTCCATAGGCACGGCATCTTCGCCTTCTTCCGCTCCGACCAGCGCGTGTGTCGCCGTTTTTCTCTGGGTGCGCATGAGACGCGCAAACGTCTGGAGCGATTTATCGTCGCTCGCACCTGTAAGATCGAGCACCAGCGCATCTGTTTTGTCAGGATGGAGACGCAGGGCTCGCCCGACCATCTGCACGTACAGCGCTTGGGAACGTGTTGGCCGCGCAATGACCACGCAGTCCACGTCCGGCTGGTCATAGCCTTCGGTGAGAATCTGGCAGTTGACGAGGACACACAGGCGGTTCTCCGCGAACGCTTGGAGGATGGCAGCGCGTTCTTCT
This region of Alicyclobacillus acidocaldarius subsp. acidocaldarius DSM 446 genomic DNA includes:
- a CDS encoding DUF6788 family protein, encoding MAIRYDGWSIAAQYRRCGKSACRVCREGPGHGPYWYGSKTVDGRRLTKYFGKVPPVEQEIAQDEPSVLKELSRLREENENLRAQVAQLQAELAALRTPPALSDPPHPLEETKEASQDELTIHEQPRRRASVRSSDELTKADVEAIWCEETEGLDEEPDILAEVHDALVRNLFPVPTQDTTRLKTGTNPRKPYVCPFRATKRGGRLTFGSADKLVRTAIPWLIQSVKHQREWRELSRRRQQDRIAELLSTYRRMDTLELVHLVERMERAILMGDRTGWTVRLEELDEHVEVIRQVLQERNT
- a CDS encoding DEAD/DEAH box helicase, whose product is MAIQLRPYQQAAVDAFFQALAEGRKRQLIVLPTGAGKTIVFGSVARRFHEEVSRERPILVIAHRTELLDQAEQKIHFVWPEAFIGRIQGARNEQLGDVLLASTQTLVAGRRIPQPGLIIYDECHHSRAEGALGVLERLGVFESDGPPLLGVTATPSRSDRTELGDIFEHLTYERTILDMIMDGYLSDVRGVKVEVPGLNLGAIRTTAGDYNSKDLSYVMNIESALDAVVDAVVTHAPGRKCLVFAVDVKHAHALAERFQKRGIACAAVDGAMKAEERAAILQAFAENRLCVLVNCQILTEGYDQPDVDCVVIARPTRSQALYVQMVGRALRLHPDKTDALVLDLTGASDDKSLQTFARLMRTQRKTATHALVGAEEGEDAVPMEDGESVGEWLTRVAQKRELAEQVAQAINLFANRSRYRWVRVKDNFAIAYGHDGWAYLYRDGDEFWPVLELKNEKFMPLHDRSLPLEYAQGVVEGFLSLFESSLITKEADWRNAPMTERQKYVLQKYRIRYDDTWTRGMAADALGQRFAAKRVRVLQKNFDAQKWRDVLAQPHGQAWLEHRLMALRARAQSRARVAQTS
- a CDS encoding metal-dependent hydrolase; amino-acid sequence: MPHIVVVQAAFVAATVVGALVPDLDQQDAKLTYTIEIVFGLPVLALAIVVMVLMHWATSLTAWGIALLLMFIFGAAHNVTRMLGLGALATILLDLAYHHRMPMEAAVLLAAWMVATMPAKHRTFTHSLLGLAVFGAGCYLSEPALSHLHLGVAAYGLILGYVLHMAADFIAGGVPLLWPWGKRQGVHLVKSFSAVDYLIGGIGIFTFVGLALV